In Caballeronia sp. SBC1, the DNA window ATAAGAACTCCTTGGTTGAATGGGCTCGATCCGGGCACCGTAAAGCGCGGCCGATGCGCTTCACGACAACCTCGCTGCGTTGGTACAAATAATTGCAGCGCCTCATGCATCTGAGAAGCCGGTATATCGAGATACAATCCATCTACCCCAAAGATGGATGGAGCACCAATGCTGGACGGGATCTCGCTAGATCAACTCAGAACATTCATCGCCGCCGTGGATGAGGGCAGCTTCTCGGCTGCAGCGAGAAAGCTCAACCGCGTTCAGTCCGCGGTGAGCGGCTGGGTCGGGGGGCTGGAAGATCAGATAGGGGTGGTGCTGTTCGACCGCTCGGGCCGGTTTCCGAAGCTCACACCGGAGGGCGTGCTGTTGCTCGCCGACGCGCGCAACATCGTCGCCGGGGTGGACACGCTTAAGGCACGTGCCAAACTCATGACGTCGGGCGTCGAGGCTGAACTCTCGGTGGTGGTCGATGTTTTCTTCCCGACCGCCGTGGTCAGCGCCGTCGCGAAAGCATTCGCAGAGCGGTTTCCGTTGACGCCGCTGCGGCTCTTCGTCGAGGGCTTGGGAGCCGCCTATCAACCCGTTCTGGATGGGCGATGCAGCTTGGGAATACTGCCACCACTGCCGCAGGCGTTTCCCTCATTGGTTAGCGAGCGACTCGGCGAACTGCCGTTGGTCGCAGTCGCTTCGGCATGCCATCCCCTCGCCAGCGTGGGCCATCGGATACCGCGGCGTGAACTCGCCAAACATGTCCAACTAGTCCTGACAGACAGGTCGGATCTCACCGCAGGCCGTGACTTCGGGGTTGCGTCAGCATCGACGTGGCGCCTGGCGGACTTATCGACGAAGTATGCGTTTCTCAAAGATTGCGTGGGATGGGGAGGAATGCCCTTGCACATGGTCGAACAAGACATTGCCGCAGGCACGTTGGTCGTTCTGGACGTGGATGACATGCCGCCGAGTGGCTGGATGCTGACAATGTCCGTGTATCACCAGCCTTCGCAGCCCCCGGGACCCGCAGGCAAATGGTTCGTTGACCACTTGAAGGCTCTGTGGCAACAATCTGAGGTCGTCCGCGCGTCTTAGACAGGCATTTTCCTTCGGCTCGCGATGTTCGCCTTTATTGCGGCGACCTCGACGGTTAACGAATTACATCGTCGCTGTCCGGGGGCGCTGATAGGGCTGCCGTTGACGGGCGCGTTCGAGTTTCCGGAGGCGCCAGCGATAGGCATTGCGTGATTGCTTCGACGGCCTGCTCAACGGACACGTTCGCTGTGTCGATGACAAGGTGCTCTGATTCCCATGGATCATATTGACGTTCAAGCACGCTCTTCCATGTCGGAAGTTGAAAGCCCAGGATATCGGCCTTTCGCCCCTCGGCCCTCAGACGGTGCGTCGCCGCATCAGAACAAATCAACTCAATCTCGAAGATCCGCACGCCTGCATCGAGCGCCACATTTCTCCATGCGCGACGCGTAATGTGCAACGAATTGACCGAGTCCGCAACCACGGTCAACCCAAGACGTAAGTTATCGCCCGCAACTGCATATGCAGCCAGATAGCCGGCAGATCCGATATCCGCCTGGCCGCTCCCGGATGCGATGAATGCCTGTTCCAACGTATCTATACGCAGATAAACGGCGGCGAGCCTGCGTGCGAGTGTTTGCGCTACCGTTGTCTTTCCGGTTCCCGGTAGCCCCCCGAAGGCAATCAACATTTCCAACGCTCCCTGAATAGCGGTTTCTGTCTAATTGTCGCGGATTCCGAGGCAACCTTGGCCGGCCGATGTTGGCCGCATGCAGAACTCGTCGGCAGCGTTGTCGATGCAAATAGGCTAGACGGCCGCGTTCGAGCGAGATCGACTACCGGAGTTTAAGTTGTCCAAGACGTGCATTCCCAGTCTGGAGGACATACGACCGGCGTGTCCGTCCTTCGCATGAGCCCGTGGTCGATGATATGAACGTTGGCAAAGTCAACGTCAGGGAACCGTCACCACGTAAGTCTGAAACACGGTCCATTAAACTCGTAGCGTCTCCGCTCGCTGAAGCGATTAGCCCCCGGCCCGCTTGGCGCTGTAGCCGTACTTTCTAAGCGCTTCGACGACCCGCTCGCAATGGTCCCCCTGCACCTCAATCACGCCATCCTTCACCGTTCCACCAGAACCGCAGGCGGTGCGCAACTGCTTTCCCAGCAACCCCAAGGCGAGAGGATCGAGCGGCAGCCCTTTAACGATCGTCACGCTTTTCCCACCCCGGCCCTTGGTCTCGCGAGTCACTCGCACCACGCCATCACCTACCGGTAACGCCTTGGTAATCGTCTTGCAGACACACGCCGCGAGCGCCTGCCTGCATTCGGGACACATCCGTCCGCCATCGGTGGAATAGACAAGACCGCCTTTTGCACTACTCTTCATCATTGGATTATTCAAACACATAAAGGTCGGGAATCGAGTCGAGTTTAGCAGGTGCGTCTTAGCAGCTGCTTCTGGCATACGCGGACCGATCTCTTCGGGCAACAGCGTTCCTTCTGTCCTGTTTAACCACGGTGTTTTTCGTCGCGGCACAATAGAAACTTCCAGCGGCCTGAGGGCATATCGCCTGATGAATGGTTCGCCTTCTGGAAGCATTTGCCGCGAGGCCGACACATGACAGCATCCACCGCGCTGGTCCTGTTCGACATGGAAGGCGTACTGTCGCACTATGACCGCTCCGCACGAGTCGATCACTTGTCGGCCGTGTCAGGTCAGGCGCCCGACGCCGTGCGTCACGCCATCTGGGAATCCGGACTCGAAGCACGCGCCGATGCTGGGCAAATCAGCGACAACGAGTATCTCAGCGCATTGGGCGTCTTGCTGGGCTACCCCATTCATCGCGACGACTGGCTCGCTGCCCGCCGCGCGTCGATCACGCCTTACACGGAAGTGATCGCACTCGCCGCACGTGTAGCCGAACGCTCCCGCATTGCAGTGCTGACAAACAACTGCCGCCTGGTCACTGACTATATCGGCTATCTGAATCCTCCTGTCGCGCAACTCTTCGGCCCTCACGTCTATGCATCCGCTTTGTTCGGTGCAGCGAAGCCGGCGCCTCAAGCCTATCTTCGTTGTCTCGAACAGCTCGGCGTATGCGCGAACGAAACGCTTTTCATCGACGACACGGACACCAACGTAGTCGGCGCGATCAACGCCGGTCTGCACGGATACAAGTTTGTCAGCGTCGATACGTTGGCAGAAGAACTGGAGCGTTGGCGTTTGCTATAGCGAGCGCGATCGGCCTTAGCGAGATCCTTGAGGCAACCCTAAAATGGAAGTCAAGCCGAGCAATTGAGCATCCACTGAAAACGCCGAATTTGTCGGTTAGCTTACCGAAATAACCACCCCAGGGCTGCACAGCAAGCGGGGTGGTTACGTTTGCGCCCTGACCCAATCGCTCGAACAGCTGGTTTGTCTGGTCGCGGTTATCCATCGTCAGGATGTGCGCCGAACCGTGCATCGGTTCGGCGTCGTCATTGTCAGAGGCGTAAAAGAGAACACCCGGCCCCTCGAACCTGGCATGCATGATCTTGCCTCGCATCGACTCATTCGCGAGCGCTATGTCGCCTGCGCCGTAGCGCAGGACTTCAACGACCTTGCCCAGACCGCACTCAGCGTAGAAGTCGAGGGCTTGCTCGCACGCCTTCGAGAAGAACAGATAGTTTGATAGCTGCATAGCCGTTACTCCCGGAGTGCCGAAGTGTTCAAGTGTGTCCAGTAGCGCCTGACCGGCACGCTTTAGCTGGCGCCTTGCTGAATGGCGTCGCCAATCTCCGCGTTGGAATACGCCTTCCCCCCGATGCCCCAGGCGCCATCAACCGCATACGTCACGTTGACAAACGTCCGCTCACGCGGATGGGCCCCTGCCTTGAACTGGTCGATGAGGTCAGTGACCGCGCCAATGAACGCCTGCTTGACCTCGGCATTCGGAAAGGTAGCCGACGGGACCTTCACCTCGACAATTGCCAGCGACTGGGGCTTGCCGCCCACGTAGCTCCCCGACTCCGGGCTCACAACCAGATGACCGATAACGTTCGGGGTCATGAAGCGGTTGCCGGTCAGGCCGTGTGCGCTCAGCAACGCTTCCGCGACGAGCGGGAACACTTCACGCTCGCCTTCGCGGGTGAGAAGACCTTCGGTAACTTGAATTGAAATAGGCATTTAAGCAACTCCTTGATGACAGTTGGTCGAATCAGAGTTTCTGCATTGACATCACGATCGTTATATAACGATCGTGATGTGGCGATAGTTTCACAACAATCGTGATATCGTCAAGAACCAAATATCGATCGTTATCTGGAGAGCATGGGCATGGCAAATCGGGCGGATCAGAAGGAAGAAAGCAGGCTGAGGATTCTCAAGAGCGCGGGTCGGGGGTTCCGAAGCCTTGGATTCGGCGGCGCAGGGGTGGACGGACTGGCAAAGGACGCCGAGGTGACATCGGGCGCGTTCTATGCACACTTCAAGTCGAAAGCGGCTGCGTTCCGCGAGGCGGTGACGGTTGGGCTTGACGAACTGAAAGTGGGTATTGAGCAGACCCGGGAGCAATTGGGGAGCCGTTGGCGCGAGGGGTTTATCAACTTCTACCTGGGAGATCGGCGGACCTGCGATCTGGCGGAGAGTTGCGCATTACAAAGCCTCTCGATCGAAGTGGCTCGCGCCGATGACGAGACCCGCAAAGCCTACGAAACGCAATTGTGCGCGATCATTGAAGCGGTGGCCGCCGGACTGGAGGGCAAGCCTAAGGCCCGGCGCGAGGAAGCGACCGCGCTGCTCGCCATGCTGGTTGGCGGCGTAACGCTCGCTCGCGCTGTTCAGGATCCCGCCATCAGCAACGACATTGCCACCGCCGTTCGCAAGGCCGCACTCAAGCTCGGCGTTCATGCTTAGCGTTGGATAACCAACCCTACACCACGGAACAGCTTTTCCCATCAACGTGTCGAACCGGGATTTTTGTCGGATCAATGCCTTGAATGCAGAACACATTCACGCTGAAAACGTTCTCGTCCGTGCGCCGCTGATGGAAGGTGCAGATGCCGCACGTCGAACAGAAACGGTGGCGTGCACGCCTGGTATTCCATTGATACAGGCTCAACGCTTCTTCACCTTAAATCACCTTGAGCTTGTCACGCTGGACCGTCACCATTACCGCGCTGCGTTTCGCGCAGGGCGAACAATCGCATATCACGAGTTCATCAATAATCGGCTTGCAACGAGAACTTGATGCTGCCGCAATGGCATGAAGCGAGACACTGGTTCATCAGCTCCCTTGTCTGTGCGTGTATTGCGATGCCGCCGCACCAAGGTCAGGACCATCGCAACACACCGTCGCGAACGTATTGTGCGAATGCCCGCGCCGCCGGTCCGCAGTTGGACGGCAAATGCAGACTGATCGCAAAGTTCGGCAGCGCCGGCATGCCGGCATCTGTATCGAGGATATCCAGGCCGGCCGGGACGGTAGACGCCAACCAGGCGGTAATCGCCAGGTCGCTTCTCACAGTCGCAGTTGTCGCGTCGATGTTGCCACTCTCGAACACGCTTCGCCATTCGAGGTTCTTCTCGCGCAGCGCTTGTAAAACGACCGGCCTGAACGCGCAGGATTCCGCCACGATCGAGACCGGCAACGGCCGCTTCAAATGCGCCGTTCCCCCTCTTGCGCCTACCCAGACCAGTCGTTCGACCCGCAGGCATTCGCCCGCCGCTTCGTGCGTGGCGGCTTCTATGACCGCCAGGTCAAGCGAACCGCTTGCAAGCGCTTTGGAGAGCTCTGGCGACGTTGCGCACATGAGCGATATGTCCACGTAGGGGCACGCTTCCGCGAACGCCTTGAAGATGGGCGGGAAGCACGTTCCCACGAGGTCGTACGGCACGCCGATCCGCAGCGGTCCCTGTAGCGGACGCGTTGCCATATCCGCCCAGATTTCGTCGTTCATTCCGAGCAGGCGTTTGGCCTTGCCAAGAAAACGTTCGCCGATACAGGTTAGTTCCAGCCGGCGCCCCTCTCGCTCGAACAGACTGCAATCGAACGATTCCTCGAGCCGCTTGATCTGCTGGCTCACCGCTCCTTGCGTCAGATGAAGGCTGTTCGCGGCCACGGTCATGCTGCCGTGGTCCGCCACCGCGACGAAGGTCCGCACGAGATTGATGTCGAGATTCTGGGTCATGGACATATTATGTATCGTAATGGGCTGCATCAATAAGTATCGATTTTCTAATGCGACAGGGCGGAATACAGTGCAATCTTTGATTGGATCGCGCGATCTGATTCGTTCACGCGACTCGTTCACACGGGTCATTCAACCGACTCATTCAACCGATTCACCCGGGCGACTCCCCGGATGGGACCCTGACCGGTTCCGATCACGGCGGAGCGCTCTACGCTTCGTCACGCCAGGGGACGCTTCATGAACAACGCCATGAC includes these proteins:
- a CDS encoding LysR family transcriptional regulator — translated: MTQNLDINLVRTFVAVADHGSMTVAANSLHLTQGAVSQQIKRLEESFDCSLFEREGRRLELTCIGERFLGKAKRLLGMNDEIWADMATRPLQGPLRIGVPYDLVGTCFPPIFKAFAEACPYVDISLMCATSPELSKALASGSLDLAVIEAATHEAAGECLRVERLVWVGARGGTAHLKRPLPVSIVAESCAFRPVVLQALREKNLEWRSVFESGNIDATTATVRSDLAITAWLASTVPAGLDILDTDAGMPALPNFAISLHLPSNCGPAARAFAQYVRDGVLRWS
- a CDS encoding AAA family ATPase, which gives rise to MLIAFGGLPGTGKTTVAQTLARRLAAVYLRIDTLEQAFIASGSGQADIGSAGYLAAYAVAGDNLRLGLTVVADSVNSLHITRRAWRNVALDAGVRIFEIELICSDAATHRLRAEGRKADILGFQLPTWKSVLERQYDPWESEHLVIDTANVSVEQAVEAITQCLSLAPPETRTRPSTAALSAPPDSDDVIR
- a CDS encoding translation initiation factor Sui1; translation: MKSSAKGGLVYSTDGGRMCPECRQALAACVCKTITKALPVGDGVVRVTRETKGRGGKSVTIVKGLPLDPLALGLLGKQLRTACGSGGTVKDGVIEVQGDHCERVVEALRKYGYSAKRAGG
- a CDS encoding LysR family transcriptional regulator, translating into MLDGISLDQLRTFIAAVDEGSFSAAARKLNRVQSAVSGWVGGLEDQIGVVLFDRSGRFPKLTPEGVLLLADARNIVAGVDTLKARAKLMTSGVEAELSVVVDVFFPTAVVSAVAKAFAERFPLTPLRLFVEGLGAAYQPVLDGRCSLGILPPLPQAFPSLVSERLGELPLVAVASACHPLASVGHRIPRRELAKHVQLVLTDRSDLTAGRDFGVASASTWRLADLSTKYAFLKDCVGWGGMPLHMVEQDIAAGTLVVLDVDDMPPSGWMLTMSVYHQPSQPPGPAGKWFVDHLKALWQQSEVVRAS
- a CDS encoding HAD family phosphatase, translating into MTASTALVLFDMEGVLSHYDRSARVDHLSAVSGQAPDAVRHAIWESGLEARADAGQISDNEYLSALGVLLGYPIHRDDWLAARRASITPYTEVIALAARVAERSRIAVLTNNCRLVTDYIGYLNPPVAQLFGPHVYASALFGAAKPAPQAYLRCLEQLGVCANETLFIDDTDTNVVGAINAGLHGYKFVSVDTLAEELERWRLL
- a CDS encoding TetR/AcrR family transcriptional regulator — encoded protein: MANRADQKEESRLRILKSAGRGFRSLGFGGAGVDGLAKDAEVTSGAFYAHFKSKAAAFREAVTVGLDELKVGIEQTREQLGSRWREGFINFYLGDRRTCDLAESCALQSLSIEVARADDETRKAYETQLCAIIEAVAAGLEGKPKARREEATALLAMLVGGVTLARAVQDPAISNDIATAVRKAALKLGVHA